Proteins encoded in a region of the Streptomyces sp. NBC_00258 genome:
- a CDS encoding TetR/AcrR family transcriptional regulator: protein MESGTGLPASLEVAWGLRERPAKGPRPGLSLDRIVDAAVRIAAAEGLGAVSMGRVAKELGVSTMSLYRYVGAKDELYVLMQEAAVGAPPEAPPAGTGWRESLVWWARAQRAVFRQNLWLLRIPTSGPPIGPNSLAWMEAALAGLDGTGLREEEKLSVLMLVGGYVRNESVLMSDLEAGLRAREVAPDESLRRYAAALGALTDAERHPAITRLLGSGVFEYGDEPDTDFDFGLDRVLDGIEVLVESRR from the coding sequence ATGGAGAGCGGGACTGGGCTGCCCGCGAGCCTCGAAGTGGCCTGGGGCCTGCGCGAACGTCCCGCGAAGGGGCCGCGGCCCGGGCTGAGTCTCGACCGGATCGTGGACGCCGCGGTCCGGATCGCGGCCGCCGAGGGGCTCGGCGCGGTGTCCATGGGGCGGGTCGCCAAGGAGCTCGGCGTCTCGACCATGTCGCTCTACCGCTATGTCGGAGCCAAGGACGAGCTCTATGTCCTGATGCAGGAGGCGGCCGTAGGCGCGCCGCCCGAGGCGCCGCCTGCCGGCACCGGGTGGCGCGAGAGCCTCGTGTGGTGGGCGCGGGCCCAGCGGGCGGTCTTCCGCCAGAACCTGTGGCTGCTGCGCATCCCGACCTCGGGACCGCCCATCGGCCCCAATTCCCTGGCCTGGATGGAGGCAGCGCTCGCGGGGCTGGACGGCACCGGGTTGCGCGAGGAGGAGAAGCTCTCCGTGCTGATGCTGGTGGGCGGCTACGTACGGAATGAATCCGTGCTGATGTCCGACCTGGAGGCGGGGTTGCGAGCCAGAGAGGTCGCGCCCGACGAGTCGCTGCGGCGCTATGCGGCGGCGCTCGGAGCGCTCACCGATGCCGAGCGACATCCCGCCATCACGCGGCTCCTCGGCTCGGGCGTGTTCGAGTACGGGGATGAGCCCGACACCGACTTCGACTTCGGGCTCGACCGGGTGCTCGACGGGATCGAGGTCCTGGTCGAGTCGCGACGCTGA
- a CDS encoding Rrf2 family transcriptional regulator yields MSANSRLTIAAHALAWIGLYQRQGHEVATSEQIATSANTNPVVIRRLLGELRRAGLVESRRGVGAGWSLARELESMTLLDVYEAVEPGPLFAMHRTTPDQGCVVGYGIQPAMQGIYEGIEETLRHELARVTLENVLRDVLAAPR; encoded by the coding sequence ATGAGTGCCAACAGCAGGTTGACCATTGCCGCCCACGCGCTGGCCTGGATCGGGCTCTACCAGCGCCAGGGCCATGAGGTCGCCACCTCCGAGCAGATCGCGACCAGTGCGAACACCAACCCCGTGGTGATCAGGCGGCTGCTCGGCGAGCTGCGAAGGGCCGGGCTCGTGGAGTCCCGGCGGGGCGTGGGCGCAGGCTGGTCACTGGCGCGCGAGCTGGAGTCGATGACCCTGCTCGACGTGTACGAGGCAGTGGAACCCGGCCCGCTGTTCGCGATGCACCGCACCACCCCGGACCAGGGATGCGTGGTGGGTTACGGCATCCAGCCGGCGATGCAGGGCATCTACGAGGGCATCGAGGAGACCCTGAGACACGAGCTGGCCCGCGTCACGCTCGAGAACGTACTCCGGGACGTACTCGCGGCACCTCGCTAG